From the genome of Leptolyngbya subtilissima AS-A7, one region includes:
- a CDS encoding phage holin family protein, translating into MWSILLSGLATALSLLVVDLVVPGVTINTLTAAAIAAASVGVVNAFLKPTLQTLTMPINAVSFGAFSLVLNGLCLWLASLVVPGFYISGIIGFLVGPLVLSAVNTFINNYFDKKAPAFLRDGTGSELSTERSSQL; encoded by the coding sequence ATGTGGAGCATTCTTTTATCTGGCTTGGCAACGGCCCTTAGCCTGCTGGTTGTGGATCTAGTTGTGCCTGGGGTTACCATCAACACCCTAACTGCAGCGGCGATCGCGGCTGCTTCGGTCGGCGTGGTCAACGCTTTTCTCAAGCCGACCCTGCAAACCCTGACCATGCCCATTAACGCCGTTAGCTTTGGGGCATTTTCCCTAGTCCTAAACGGTCTTTGCCTGTGGCTGGCCTCCCTAGTGGTGCCTGGCTTCTACATCAGCGGCATCATTGGCTTTTTGGTAGGCCCGCTGGTGCTATCGGCGGTGAACACCTTCATCAACAATTACTTCGACAAGAAAGCTCCCGCTTTCCTGCGCGATGGCACGGGTTCTGAGCTCAGCACCGAGCGCTCGTCTCAGCTCTAG
- a CDS encoding SRPBCC family protein produces the protein MEDSVSTQPSKDTEAGRLERWASIISGGALVLGGLQQRSLRGILMAAAGSSLAYQGVQKKSTLKQVGEAVGIEKSILVEKTVTINRSAAELYSFWRKFDNLPKFMRHVKSVQVQDDQHSHWVANAPLDQSIEWDAVIVDDQPDRLIAWTSTDDAEVNHSGFVRFQRATGDRGTEVKVVMEYELPGGAVAAAIAKLFGEEPEQQIGDDLSRFKQLMETGEIATTDGQPKGA, from the coding sequence GTGGAAGATTCCGTTAGTACGCAACCGTCAAAAGATACGGAGGCAGGTAGGTTAGAGCGGTGGGCGTCAATCATTAGCGGTGGCGCTCTGGTGCTCGGCGGCTTGCAGCAGCGATCGCTGCGAGGGATTTTGATGGCGGCTGCCGGTAGCAGCTTAGCCTATCAGGGTGTTCAAAAGAAAAGCACGCTCAAGCAGGTTGGCGAAGCCGTTGGCATTGAAAAGTCCATCTTGGTTGAGAAAACCGTCACGATCAATCGTTCGGCAGCAGAGCTCTACAGCTTCTGGCGGAAGTTTGACAACTTGCCCAAATTTATGCGCCATGTCAAGTCGGTGCAGGTTCAAGACGACCAGCATTCCCACTGGGTGGCCAACGCCCCCCTCGATCAGAGCATCGAATGGGATGCGGTGATTGTGGACGACCAGCCCGATCGCTTGATTGCCTGGACATCGACCGACGATGCCGAAGTGAACCACTCCGGATTTGTGCGGTTTCAGCGTGCTACCGGCGATCGCGGCACCGAGGTCAAAGTAGTCATGGAGTATGAGCTACCGGGCGGTGCTGTGGCCGCTGCGATCGCTAAGCTCTTTGGCGAAGAACCCGAACAGCAGATTGGCGATGATCTCAGCCGCTTTAAGCAGCTGATGGAAACCGGAGAAATTGCCACCACTGACGGTCAACCCAAGGGAGCCTAA